In Fibrobacter sp. UWB10, a single window of DNA contains:
- a CDS encoding amino acid ABC transporter ATP-binding protein, which produces MNANAETLIRVKDLCKAYGDKQILKGISLDIHRGDVIAIIGPSGCGKSTFLRQLNLLEIPTSGDILLDGKSILAKGVWKPDIRKRVGMVFQQFNLFKNMTALKNIMFAPVKLGLMTKAEAEKRAKELLDRVGLLDRADHYPAQLSGGQQQRIAIARAMAMQPEAILFDEPTSALDPEMVGEVLKIMKDLAKSGMTMVVVTHEMSFAREVANRVLFFADGYVKEDGSPEEIFDNPKDARLKEFLSALKK; this is translated from the coding sequence ATGAACGCTAATGCAGAAACTTTAATCCGGGTCAAGGACCTTTGCAAAGCCTACGGCGATAAGCAGATTCTCAAGGGGATTTCTTTAGACATCCACCGCGGTGACGTGATTGCGATTATCGGGCCTTCGGGCTGCGGCAAGTCCACATTCCTCCGCCAGCTGAACCTGCTCGAAATTCCGACGAGTGGCGACATCCTGTTGGATGGCAAGAGCATTTTGGCAAAGGGCGTGTGGAAACCGGACATTCGCAAGCGCGTGGGCATGGTGTTTCAGCAGTTCAACTTGTTCAAGAACATGACTGCGCTCAAGAATATCATGTTTGCTCCTGTGAAATTGGGGCTCATGACTAAGGCTGAAGCCGAAAAGCGCGCGAAGGAACTTTTGGACCGTGTAGGACTTTTGGATAGAGCGGACCATTATCCGGCACAGCTTTCCGGTGGCCAGCAGCAGCGCATTGCGATTGCACGCGCCATGGCCATGCAGCCCGAGGCAATCCTTTTTGACGAACCCACCAGCGCCCTGGATCCTGAAATGGTCGGTGAAGTCCTCAAGATTATGAAGGACTTAGCTAAATCAGGCATGACGATGGTCGTGGTGACGCACGAAATGAGCTTTGCCCGCGAAGTCGCCAACCGCGTGCTGTTCTTTGCCGACGGCTACGTCAAGGAAGACGGCTCCCCCGAAGAAATCTTCGACAACCCCAAAGACGCCCGCCTCAAGGAATTCCTCTCGGCATTAAAAAAGTAA